From Oryzias melastigma strain HK-1 linkage group LG15, ASM292280v2, whole genome shotgun sequence, one genomic window encodes:
- the lzts2a gene encoding leucine zipper putative tumor suppressor 2a has protein sequence MALVQALPVSDHPNPGVDIQQCRPLSSHSPSSPCSGSCGSCSSDPTMGSVSSLISGRTYQERHCRAASEFNIKPRRSTPATNCFRIQDKTLRSGSSLEQLLVVSNQTQPQAQVLPPPLPTKKQPRPGNSAGGGGAVAGASSGGSNGNFGYVSDEVVVEDWNDNLVLTTTSPCSDSEDQKDNRTLNGNISGPPPKLVPVSGQLEKNMEKVLIRPTAFKPVVPKNRHSVQYLTLRAGGSNLSESQASLNILLPLAASNGASSTSGNSGGCSSSSEGKHSSFTVGRNARNSQSCSMSDSGRNSLSSLPTHSSTGCSLAPSEGSNSGSGSGGQAEPGPCLGRNTSVGSGSHGHNNSDSGRSSSSKSTGSGSLSGRGQPLFDSGSCGHSTPPAEGYEVVVRELEDKLRERDLELQQLRENLDENEAAICQVYEEKQRRCEREMEELRQTCAAKMKQTSQKAQRSQQVLQLQVFQLQQEKKKLQEDFSSLLQDRETLEKRCATIQREQTQLGPRLEETKWEVCQKSGEISLLKQQLKEIQSELSQKAGDIVVLKAQLREARSELQASQVRSQEAQTALRTRSLELEVCENELQRRKSEAELLREKVRSLEEESTRLREGLSNHCGPYLPGSMKTHCMSHSLQGRGVLGRGGPSPSMYRDGEDSHLVWSGESDEAKAQRQNAEIVLGLRQQVDRLKAELMYERRAGEEQLSRFEEERRVWHEEKEKVIRYQKQLQQNYIHMYRRNRDLERVMRELSLELENRDTEDYEVHSGSNDIHFEEITATEI, from the exons ATGGCTCTGGTTCAGGCCCTACCTGTGAGTGACCATCCCAATCCAGGTGTTGACATCCAGCAGTGCCGACCGCTGTCCTCCCACTCCCCTTCCAGTCCCTGCTCCGGCTCCTGCGGGTCGTGCAGCTCTGACCCGACCATGGGCTCCGTCAGCTCCCTCATATCGGGCCGCACGTACCAGGAGAGGCACTGCCGGGCTGCCAGCGAATTCAACATCAAACCGCGGCGCTCCACACCGGCCACCAACTGCTTCAGGATTCAGGATAAAACCCTCCGCAGCGGGAGCTCTCTTGAACAGCTGCTGGTTGTCAGCAACCAGACGCAGCCTCAAGCTCAGGTTCTGCCGCCACCACTGCCCACCAAGAAGCAGCCCCGGCCTGGAAACTCAGCCGGCGGGGGCGGAGCCGTCGCTGGAGCATCAAGCGGAGGCTCCAATGGGAATTTTGGATATGTAAGCGATGAAGTTGTGGTTGAAGACTGGAATGACAACTTGGTACTTACAACTACAAGTCCCTGCAGTGACTCTGAGGACCAAAAGGACAACAGGACTTTGAATGGGAACATTAGTGGACCTCCTCCCAAACTTGTCCCAGTGTCTGGACAGTTGGAAAAG aatatGGAGAAAGTGCTGATCCGCCCGACAGCGTTCAAGCCGGTGGTTCCCAAGAACCGCCACTCGGTGCAGTACTTGACCCTGCGGGCAGGAGGCAGCAATCTGTCCGAGAGTCAGGCCAGTCTCAACATCCTGTTGCCCCTCGCCGCATCCAACGGTGCCAGCAGCACCAGCGGGAACAGCGGTGGCTGCAGTTCCAGCTCTGAAGGGAAGCACAGCTCCTTCACCGTGGGCCGCAACGCTCGCAACAGCCAGTCCTGCTCCATGTCCGATTCGGGGAGGAACTCCCTGTCCAGCCTCCCCACTCACAGCAGCACGGGCTGCAGTTTGGCTCCCAGCGAAGGCTCCAATTCAGGGTCCGGCTCAGGGGGTCAGGCGGAGCCCGGGCCTTGTTTGGGTCGCAACACTTCAGTTGGGAGTGGGAGCCATGGTCACAACAACTCAGACAGCGGACGCTCCTCATCCAGTAAGAGCACCGGGTCGGGGTCGTTGAGCGGACGCGGGCAGCCTTTATTCGACAGCGGGTCTTGTGGTCACTCGACCCCTCCTGCAGAGGGATATGAAGTCGTGGTGAGGGAGCTGGAGGACAAGCTAAGGGAACGAGACCTGGAGCTCCAGCAGCTTCGGGAAAACCTGGACGAGAATGAAGCAGCCATCTGCCAG GTGTACGAGGAGAAGCAGCGGAGATGTGAGAGAGagatggaggagctgagacaAACCTGCGCTGCTAAGATGAAGCAGACCTCCCAGAAGGCGCAGAGATCGCAGCAGGTGCTGCAGTTACAG GTATTTCAACTGCAGCAAGAGaaaaagaagctgcaggaggACTTCTCCTCTTTGCTTCAAGACAGAGAAACACTGGAGAAGAGGTGCGCTACGATTCAGAGGGAGCAGACTCAGCTAGGGCCACGCTTGGAGGAGACCAAGTGGGAG GTTTGTCAGAAGTCGGGTGAAATCTCCCTCctgaagcagcagctgaaggagATCCAGTCTGAGCTCAGCCAGAAAGCCGGAGACATCGTCGTCCTGAAGGCCCAGCTGAGGGAGGCTCGCTCTGAGCTGCAGGCTAGCCAGGTGCGGAGCCAGGAGGCCCAGACCGCCCTCCGGACGAGATCGCTGGAGCTGGAAGTGTGCGAGAATGAACTGCAGAGGCGGAAGAGCGAAGCCGAGCTGCTCCGGGAGAAAGTGAGGAGTCTGGAGGAGGAGTCGACCCGGCTTCGGGAAGGCCTGTCCAATCACTGTGGACCTTATCTACCAGGAAGCATGAAGACTCACTGTATGAGCCATTCACTACAAGGTAGAGGAGTGTTAGGAAGGGGGGGTCCCAGTCCTTCCATGTATCGGGATGGAGAAGACTCTCATCTCGTCTGGAGCGGAGAAAGCGATGAAGCAAAAGCGCAGAGACAGAACGCCGAGATAGTCCTGGGACTCAGACAGCAG gTGGACAGACTGAAAGCTGAGCTCATGTATGAgaggagagctggagaggagcagctctcacggtttgaggaggagaggagggtgTGGCATGAAGAGAAGGAAAAG GTTATCCGCTACcagaagcagctgcagcagaactaCATCCACATGTACCGCCGTAACCGCGATCTGGAGCGAGTCATGAGAGAGCTGAGCCTGGAGCTAGAGAACAGGGACACGGAGGACTACGAGGTCCACAGTGGCAGCAACGACATCCACTTTGAAGAAATCACTGCCACTGAGATCTGa